A part of Magnetospirillum sp. genomic DNA contains:
- a CDS encoding phosphoribosylaminoimidazolesuccinocarboxamide synthase, with amino-acid sequence MSRRKQLYEGKAKILFEGPEPGTIVQYFKDDATAFNNKKKGIITGKGVLNNRISEFLMMRLEEMGIQTHFIRRLNMREQLVREVEIVPLEVVVRNVVAGSLATRFGLAEGQVLPRSIVEYYYKNDELGDPMVSEEHITAFGWADTRDLDDIMSMALRVNDYLSGLFLGVGIKLVDFKLEFGRHWNEHEEMRLILADEISPDCCRLWDLKTNEKMDKDRFRRDLGNVEEAYQEVARRLGILPEGGPRDLKGSGTIQ; translated from the coding sequence GTGTCCCGCCGCAAACAGCTTTATGAAGGCAAGGCCAAGATCCTGTTCGAAGGCCCCGAGCCCGGCACGATCGTCCAGTATTTCAAGGACGACGCGACCGCATTCAACAACAAGAAAAAGGGCATCATCACCGGCAAGGGCGTTCTCAACAACCGCATCTCGGAATTCCTGATGATGCGGCTGGAAGAGATGGGCATCCAGACGCATTTCATCCGCCGCCTCAACATGCGCGAACAGCTCGTGCGCGAGGTCGAAATCGTGCCGCTCGAAGTCGTCGTGCGCAACGTCGTCGCAGGCTCGCTTGCCACGCGCTTCGGCCTTGCCGAAGGCCAGGTTCTGCCGCGTTCGATCGTCGAGTACTACTACAAAAACGACGAGCTCGGCGATCCGATGGTCTCCGAAGAGCACATCACCGCATTCGGCTGGGCCGACACGCGCGACCTCGACGACATCATGTCGATGGCGCTGCGCGTCAACGACTATCTGTCGGGTCTGTTTCTCGGCGTGGGCATCAAACTCGTCGATTTCAAACTCGAGTTCGGCCGCCATTGGAACGAACACGAAGAGATGCGCCTGATCCTCGCCGACGAGATCAGCCCCGATTGCTGCCGCCTGTGGGATCTCAAGACGAACGAGAAGATGGACAAGGACCGCTTCCGCCGCGACCTCGGCAATGTCGAGGAAGCCTATCAGGAAGTGGCACGCCGCTTGGGCATTCTGCCCGAAGGCGGTCCGCGCGACCTCAAAGGTTCGGGAACGATCCAATGA
- the radC gene encoding DNA repair protein RadC: MPGEQAEPDDDDRAPHYHGHRQRLRERFRRAGAASLNDYELLELLLFAAIPRRDVKPLAKTLIDRFGGYADVLSAERAALTRIDGLGEVAIDTLLAVREAAVRLARQEAMEEPVLSSWNKLIDYCRADMARAKKEHFRLLFLDRKNQLVHDEVHQVGTIDHAPVYPREVAKRCLELSASAVILVHNHPSGDPKPSPADIAITKDIAKALAAIGVAVHDHLVIGRNGHSSFKSLGLI; this comes from the coding sequence GTGCCGGGCGAGCAGGCCGAACCGGACGACGACGACCGGGCGCCACATTATCACGGCCATCGCCAGCGCCTGCGCGAGCGTTTCCGGCGCGCTGGGGCCGCTTCGCTCAACGACTATGAACTCCTCGAACTGCTGCTGTTCGCCGCAATCCCGCGCCGCGACGTGAAGCCGCTCGCCAAAACGCTGATCGACCGCTTCGGCGGCTATGCCGACGTGCTTTCGGCCGAGCGCGCGGCGCTAACGCGCATCGACGGCCTCGGCGAGGTCGCGATCGACACGCTGCTGGCTGTGCGCGAGGCCGCCGTACGCTTGGCGCGCCAGGAGGCGATGGAAGAGCCCGTCCTGTCGAGCTGGAACAAGCTCATCGACTATTGCCGCGCCGACATGGCGCGCGCCAAGAAAGAGCACTTCCGGCTGCTGTTCCTCGACCGCAAAAACCAGCTCGTGCACGACGAGGTGCACCAAGTCGGCACGATCGACCACGCACCCGTCTATCCGCGCGAGGTCGCCAAACGCTGCCTCGAGCTGTCGGCGAGTGCCGTCATCCTGGTCCACAACCACCCGTCGGGCGATCCCAAGCCTAGTCCGGCCGACATTGCGATAACGAAGGACATCGCCAAAGCGCTCGCCGCGATCGGCGTGGCGGTCCACGACCATCTCGTGATCGGCCGCAACGGTCACAGCAGCTTCAAAAGCCTGGGGCTGATCTGA
- a CDS encoding YkgJ family cysteine cluster protein: MAQSTMQAALLAARFRAEDALAGNHTPTAAAAAARAAHTMFDRAWANERADVEAEGAIACKAGCNWCCHQHVAILGAEALAVQEFIAGTALETRLRALLPDLLGLDAEARRAARTPCPFLEASGCAIYEVRPNRCRAVYSRDAAYCQRRYEGVRDEPVDPNRPIPIEPVSLGDATLAGLGQALNAHGMSAETLELLLALAILQENPDAAADYAAGGDPFAAARLVQPGAKV, translated from the coding sequence ATGGCACAAAGCACGATGCAAGCAGCCCTCCTCGCCGCCCGGTTCCGCGCGGAAGACGCATTGGCGGGCAACCATACGCCCACCGCCGCGGCTGCGGCCGCGCGTGCGGCACACACGATGTTCGACCGTGCGTGGGCCAACGAGCGCGCCGACGTGGAGGCCGAGGGGGCCATCGCCTGCAAAGCCGGCTGCAACTGGTGCTGCCATCAACACGTGGCGATCCTCGGGGCCGAAGCGCTCGCGGTCCAAGAATTCATCGCCGGAACCGCCCTCGAAACGCGGTTGCGTGCCCTGCTTCCAGATCTGCTCGGGCTCGATGCCGAGGCGCGCCGGGCCGCGCGCACGCCCTGCCCGTTTCTGGAAGCTTCGGGCTGCGCCATCTACGAAGTGCGCCCCAATCGCTGCCGCGCCGTCTATTCGCGCGACGCCGCCTACTGCCAGCGCCGCTACGAGGGCGTGCGCGACGAGCCGGTCGATCCGAACCGGCCGATCCCGATCGAGCCCGTGTCGCTCGGCGATGCGACCTTGGCGGGTCTAGGCCAGGCGCTCAACGCGCACGGAATGAGCGCCGAAACGCTCGAATTGCTGTTGGCGCTCGCAATCCTGCAGGAAAACCCGGACGCCGCCGCCGACTATGCCGCCGGCGGCGACCCCTTTGCGGCAGCCCGGCTTGTGCAGCCTGGGGCGAAAGTCTAA
- the nthA gene encoding nitrile hydratase subunit alpha: protein MSGDHHDHIHVGHDHDHAHDAVHAHEPRPEYRRLERAVRELLIAKGVLTADEIRAQIELMDSRSPAIGAKIVARAWTDPAFKARLLADARKAAEEFGVDTSNTAIVVALENTDTLHHMVVCTLCSCYPKAIIGVPPAWYKSSAYRARAVLEPRKVLAEFGTHLPDNVEIRVVDSTADMRYLVLPKRPAGTDGWSEEQLAAIVGRDSLIGTTVPTV, encoded by the coding sequence ATGAGCGGCGACCATCACGACCATATCCATGTCGGGCACGATCACGACCATGCGCACGATGCGGTGCATGCGCACGAGCCGCGGCCCGAATATCGCCGCCTCGAGCGTGCGGTGCGCGAATTGCTGATCGCCAAGGGCGTGCTGACGGCCGACGAAATCCGCGCGCAGATCGAACTGATGGACAGCCGCTCGCCGGCCATCGGCGCCAAGATCGTCGCGCGCGCCTGGACCGATCCCGCTTTCAAAGCACGCCTGCTTGCCGATGCGCGCAAGGCGGCCGAAGAGTTCGGCGTGGATACGTCGAACACGGCCATCGTCGTGGCCCTCGAGAACACCGACACGCTCCATCATATGGTCGTGTGCACCTTGTGCAGCTGCTATCCCAAAGCGATCATCGGCGTGCCGCCGGCTTGGTACAAATCGAGCGCCTACCGTGCGCGCGCCGTGCTCGAGCCGCGCAAGGTGCTGGCCGAATTTGGCACGCATCTGCCCGACAATGTGGAAATCCGCGTCGTCGATTCGACGGCCGACATGCGCTATCTCGTTCTGCCCAAACGCCCGGCGGGCACCGACGGGTGGAGCGAAGAACAGCTTGCCGCAATCGTGGGCCGCGACAGCCTGATCGGCACGACCGTGCCGACCGTCTGA
- the purQ gene encoding phosphoribosylformylglycinamidine synthase subunit PurQ — MKAAVVVFPGSNREGDVADALQRASGKKPKLVWHSEAALPDKLDLIVLPGGFSHGDYLRCGAMAARSPIMREVVRHAEKGTAVLGVCNGFQILCESGLLPGVLLSNAGLKFVCRDVALKVATSQSLFTHRYETGEDVVFPVAHHDGNYFADAETLKRIEDRGQVAFRYADNPNGSANDIAGVFNATKNVLGLMPHPENATNPATAGALGGSTDGLKLFDGIVDALAK, encoded by the coding sequence ATGAAGGCGGCGGTCGTCGTATTTCCGGGCTCCAATCGCGAAGGCGACGTTGCCGACGCGTTGCAGCGCGCTTCGGGCAAGAAGCCCAAACTCGTGTGGCACAGCGAAGCCGCCTTGCCCGACAAGCTCGATCTGATCGTGCTGCCGGGCGGGTTCTCGCACGGCGACTATCTGCGCTGCGGCGCGATGGCTGCGCGCAGCCCGATCATGCGCGAAGTGGTGCGCCACGCCGAGAAGGGTACCGCCGTGCTCGGCGTGTGCAACGGCTTCCAGATCCTGTGCGAAAGCGGCTTGCTGCCGGGCGTGCTACTGTCGAACGCGGGCCTCAAATTCGTGTGCCGCGACGTAGCGCTCAAAGTCGCGACGAGCCAGAGCCTGTTCACGCATCGCTACGAAACCGGCGAAGACGTGGTCTTCCCCGTCGCCCACCACGACGGCAACTATTTTGCCGATGCCGAAACGCTGAAGCGCATCGAAGATCGCGGCCAAGTCGCGTTCCGCTATGCCGATAATCCGAACGGCTCGGCCAACGACATTGCAGGCGTGTTCAACGCAACCAAAAACGTGCTGGGCCTGATGCCGCATCCCGAGAACGCGACCAATCCGGCGACGGCGGGAGCACTCGGCGGCTCGACCGACGGCCTCAAGCTTTTCGACGGCATTGTGGACGCACTCGCGAAATGA
- the purS gene encoding phosphoribosylformylglycinamidine synthase subunit PurS produces MKAKIHVTLKNGVLDVQGKAVAAGLAGLGFGGIGDVRVGRYVEVELAASSRAAAEKTAKEMCEKLLANTVIENYRIEIVE; encoded by the coding sequence ATGAAGGCCAAGATTCACGTAACGCTCAAAAACGGCGTACTCGACGTACAGGGCAAAGCAGTTGCGGCCGGCCTCGCGGGCCTCGGCTTCGGCGGGATCGGCGACGTGCGCGTCGGTCGCTACGTGGAAGTCGAACTTGCGGCTTCGTCGCGTGCCGCCGCCGAGAAGACCGCCAAAGAAATGTGCGAGAAATTGCTCGCCAACACGGTCATCGAAAACTACCGCATCGAAATCGTCGAGTAA
- the map gene encoding type I methionyl aminopeptidase, translating into MDEISDTASLVDAAPLIDSEGRAVKRHTAADFEGMRKAGRLAAETLDYIAPFVKPGITTGELDRLCHEFIVGHGAICAPLGYKGFPKSICTSVNHVVCHGIPGDKQLEDGDIVNLDVTTILDGWYGDTSRMFLVGEVGIKARKLIDTTYEAMMAGIAVVRPGATLGDIGAAIQRHAEAQRFSVVRDFCGHGLGRVFHDAPSVLHYGKAGTGLKLVSGMFFTIEPMINAGDWRVKVLSDGWTAVTKDRSLSAQFEHSIGVTQTGYEIFTTSPRGLDKPPYAI; encoded by the coding sequence ATGGACGAGATTTCAGATACCGCATCGCTGGTCGATGCCGCCCCGCTGATCGATTCCGAGGGCCGTGCGGTGAAGCGCCACACAGCTGCCGATTTCGAGGGCATGCGCAAGGCCGGCCGCTTGGCGGCCGAAACGCTCGACTACATCGCGCCCTTCGTAAAGCCGGGCATCACCACGGGCGAGCTCGACCGTCTGTGCCACGAATTCATCGTCGGCCACGGTGCGATCTGCGCGCCGCTCGGCTACAAGGGCTTCCCTAAATCGATCTGCACGTCGGTGAACCATGTCGTATGCCACGGCATTCCAGGCGACAAGCAGCTCGAAGACGGCGACATCGTCAATCTCGACGTGACGACGATCCTCGACGGCTGGTACGGCGACACGAGCCGCATGTTTCTGGTGGGCGAGGTCGGCATCAAGGCGCGCAAACTCATCGACACGACCTACGAGGCGATGATGGCGGGCATTGCCGTCGTGCGCCCAGGTGCGACGCTTGGCGACATCGGAGCGGCGATCCAGCGCCACGCCGAAGCCCAGCGCTTCTCGGTCGTGCGCGATTTCTGCGGCCACGGGCTCGGCCGCGTGTTCCACGACGCGCCCTCGGTCTTGCATTACGGCAAGGCCGGAACCGGGCTCAAGCTTGTGTCCGGCATGTTCTTCACGATCGAACCGATGATCAATGCCGGCGACTGGCGCGTGAAGGTGCTGTCCGACGGCTGGACGGCCGTGACCAAAGACCGCTCGCTGTCGGCGCAGTTCGAACACTCGATCGGCGTGACGCAAACCGGCTACGAGATTTTCACCACCTCGCCGCGCGGCCTCGACAAGCCGCCCTACGCGATCTGA
- a CDS encoding NRDE family protein, producing MCTIVILRRPNAEWPVLIAANRDEMRDRPWEKPGRHWPDRPDIVAGQDLLAGGSWLGLNDTGVVASILNRHGTLGPAAGKRSRGELVLDALDYPDANEAARAFAGLDPAAYRPFNMLLADDRDAFWLKSTGTSRIVVEPLPVGLSMITADDRNDLASPRIAFNLPRFEAATVPDPERGQWQNWETLLASRDGPTPAAFMRADLPSGFGTSSHSLIGLPTTQRSHALKPIWRFAAAGADSPSFEPVKLR from the coding sequence ATGTGCACGATCGTAATTCTGCGGCGCCCGAATGCTGAATGGCCGGTCCTGATCGCCGCCAATCGCGACGAAATGCGCGACCGCCCTTGGGAAAAGCCCGGCCGCCATTGGCCGGACCGGCCCGATATCGTGGCGGGGCAAGATCTGCTGGCAGGCGGTTCCTGGCTTGGCCTCAACGATACGGGCGTGGTGGCGAGCATCCTCAACCGCCACGGCACTTTGGGCCCGGCAGCCGGAAAACGCAGCCGTGGCGAATTGGTGCTCGACGCGCTCGACTACCCGGACGCAAACGAGGCGGCCCGCGCGTTTGCAGGCCTCGATCCGGCCGCTTACCGGCCCTTCAACATGCTGCTGGCAGACGATCGCGACGCGTTCTGGCTCAAATCGACGGGCACCAGCCGCATTGTGGTCGAGCCCCTACCCGTTGGCCTGTCGATGATCACGGCCGACGATCGCAACGATCTTGCCAGCCCCCGCATCGCTTTCAACCTTCCGCGCTTCGAGGCGGCCACCGTCCCCGATCCCGAGCGCGGACAGTGGCAAAACTGGGAAACGCTGCTGGCAAGCCGCGACGGCCCGACCCCTGCCGCCTTCATGCGGGCCGATTTGCCTTCCGGCTTCGGCACATCGTCGCACAGCCTGATCGGCCTGCCGACCACGCAGCGGTCGCATGCGCTGAAGCCGATTTGGCGATTTGCCGCCGCTGGCGCCGATTCGCCGTCCTTCGAGCCCGTTAAGCTGCGCTAA
- a CDS encoding sensor histidine kinase, which yields MRALLALLIVLGTYWNVRNKFGEAESLSVQQVELEALHVNRQIQIVLEGARQTLDTIAVQTEVRLGGSEMRADADRALNATIDRALLRNPVVLGVVVQNNWGIVEFTGGSRQGLGRDLSALDYFRRLGEPDAPDYVLGTPFESAVFKTTLIPVARSIFDIDGNRIAVVAVGVPLPLLKQALAPRLATLGATARLWRNDGVLLAASTDDNVRIGVRYDALPPIRQRDPARESGTFKAVSPFDGETRIGAWRNNPAFPVFVSAGANRSPLLEEARMHAYLAIGAAGLALALLATTGYLVERENRMRLGLIRELRASVERAQTAMRQSERANRSKTKLLANLSHELRTPLNAMIGFTEMVRLGYKGTVSDDSKESLDLVLRSAKHLDRLVATLLDMSRIELDPAALEIAEADANAALGDALAIVRDATDRKELVVACDLPNEPLVGQFDRMRFVQVAVNLLSNAVRHSPTGGTIDVHLRSLEGAIELCVADRGPGIAADQLETMMEPFGDPNIATARPVGTGLGLSISREIARAHGGDLVVANRAQGGLRACARFGPGPSTDAAPLQPALGLANARR from the coding sequence ATGCGCGCGCTTCTGGCGTTGCTGATCGTGCTCGGGACCTACTGGAATGTGCGCAACAAATTCGGCGAAGCCGAGAGCCTCAGCGTCCAGCAAGTCGAACTCGAAGCCCTGCACGTCAACCGCCAGATCCAAATCGTGCTCGAGGGTGCCCGGCAGACGCTCGACACGATCGCCGTGCAAACGGAAGTGAGATTGGGCGGCAGCGAAATGCGCGCGGACGCCGACCGCGCGCTCAATGCGACGATCGACAGAGCACTTTTGCGCAATCCGGTCGTCTTGGGCGTCGTCGTGCAGAACAACTGGGGCATCGTCGAATTCACCGGCGGCTCGCGCCAGGGGCTGGGGCGTGATTTGAGCGCGCTCGACTATTTTCGGCGTCTGGGTGAACCCGACGCGCCCGACTACGTTCTCGGTACGCCATTCGAATCGGCGGTTTTCAAGACGACCCTGATCCCGGTCGCGCGATCGATCTTCGATATCGACGGCAATCGTATCGCCGTCGTCGCCGTCGGCGTTCCGCTGCCGCTACTAAAGCAAGCGCTCGCCCCTCGGCTCGCCACGCTCGGCGCCACGGCGCGTCTGTGGCGCAACGACGGGGTTCTGCTGGCGGCATCGACAGACGACAACGTGCGGATCGGCGTCCGCTACGATGCGCTGCCGCCGATCAGGCAGCGCGATCCGGCGCGCGAGAGCGGCACATTCAAGGCCGTCTCGCCCTTCGATGGCGAGACCAGGATCGGGGCGTGGCGCAACAATCCTGCATTTCCAGTGTTCGTGTCCGCTGGCGCAAACCGCAGTCCGTTGCTCGAAGAGGCGCGCATGCACGCGTATTTGGCCATCGGCGCGGCCGGGCTCGCCCTGGCGCTTCTTGCGACGACCGGCTACCTCGTGGAACGCGAAAACCGCATGCGGCTCGGCCTTATTCGCGAACTCCGAGCCTCGGTCGAACGTGCCCAAACCGCCATGCGCCAGTCCGAACGCGCGAACCGCAGCAAAACCAAACTTCTGGCCAATCTCAGCCACGAGCTGCGCACGCCGCTCAATGCCATGATCGGTTTCACCGAAATGGTGCGCCTCGGCTACAAGGGAACGGTCTCGGACGATTCCAAAGAAAGCCTCGATCTCGTCTTGCGCTCGGCCAAGCATCTCGACCGCCTCGTCGCAACCCTGCTCGACATGTCGCGCATCGAACTCGATCCAGCGGCTCTGGAAATCGCCGAAGCCGACGCGAACGCAGCCCTTGGGGACGCACTCGCCATCGTGCGCGACGCGACCGACCGCAAGGAACTCGTCGTCGCATGCGATCTGCCGAACGAACCGCTCGTGGGACAATTCGACCGCATGCGGTTTGTTCAGGTCGCCGTCAACCTACTCAGCAATGCCGTGCGTCACAGCCCGACTGGCGGCACGATCGACGTACATCTGAGAAGCCTCGAAGGCGCGATCGAGCTTTGCGTCGCCGACCGAGGTCCGGGCATTGCCGCCGATCAGCTCGAAACGATGATGGAGCCGTTCGGCGATCCGAACATCGCCACTGCGCGGCCCGTTGGGACGGGTCTGGGTCTTTCCATCTCGCGCGAAATTGCGCGCGCCCATGGCGGCGACCTCGTCGTCGCGAACCGCGCGCAAGGCGGCTTGCGCGCCTGCGCACGTTTTGGTCCAGGCCCGTCCACGGACGCGGCGCCGCTCCAACCCGCTCTTGGCTTGGCAAACGCGCGGCGCTAA
- a CDS encoding alpha/beta hydrolase: MLKRLALSIWALLAVAPAFAQSALPNIADIPTRPGVHVRVEITPPPGDARGILLLFAGGNGILAIAPDGSLTSGRGNFLIRTRAAFAKAGFWTVAFDAPSDRQTAPYLGGVRQTDAHVADIKATMAWLRARAPNLPVWLVGTSRGTQSVAYVATQMRRTEGGADGIVLTSTIFSDDRSRAVPAMALDRIDVPTLFVHHRRDACRICDFAAAESTLARVSSAPRKALMAMDGGITQGDPCEAFAYHGFNGIEAQTIAAIVDWIGG, translated from the coding sequence ATGCTCAAACGCCTCGCTTTGTCGATCTGGGCGCTGCTCGCGGTAGCCCCCGCCTTCGCCCAATCGGCCCTTCCCAACATCGCCGATATTCCGACGCGCCCGGGCGTGCATGTCCGCGTCGAGATCACGCCGCCGCCGGGCGACGCGCGCGGCATATTGTTGCTGTTCGCGGGCGGCAACGGCATTTTGGCGATCGCACCGGACGGCAGCCTGACGAGCGGCAGAGGCAATTTCCTGATCCGCACACGTGCCGCATTCGCCAAGGCTGGCTTTTGGACCGTCGCGTTCGACGCCCCCTCGGATCGCCAGACAGCTCCATATTTGGGCGGCGTGCGGCAGACGGACGCGCATGTCGCCGACATCAAAGCCACGATGGCGTGGCTGCGCGCGCGTGCCCCCAACCTGCCAGTCTGGCTGGTGGGGACAAGCCGCGGCACGCAGTCGGTCGCCTATGTCGCAACGCAAATGCGCCGCACGGAAGGCGGAGCCGACGGCATCGTGCTCACATCGACGATCTTCAGCGACGACCGCTCGCGTGCCGTACCGGCGATGGCGCTCGATCGGATCGACGTGCCGACTTTGTTTGTGCACCATCGTCGCGATGCGTGCCGCATCTGCGATTTCGCCGCGGCCGAATCCACGCTCGCGCGCGTGTCGTCCGCCCCGCGCAAAGCGCTGATGGCGATGGACGGCGGGATAACGCAGGGCGATCCGTGCGAAGCTTTTGCCTATCACGGTTTCAACGGCATCGAGGCCCAGACAATCGCCGCGATCGTCGACTGGATCGGCGGCTGA
- a CDS encoding molybdopterin-binding protein, which yields MDQPSPTACILVVGNEILSGRTKDTNSGWLAERLTTLGIRLREIRTIPDVAETIVAVVNEVRAKYTYVFTSGGIGPTHDDITAECIAKAFGVPWELNLEARAILRSNYASDDDLTPARLRMATLPRGAALIANPVSKAPGFRMENVYTMAGVPRVLHAMFDGIAGELVGGPVLLAHSVVGNVAEGRIADGLAALQARHPDLDIGSYPNVRPDGSFRNAVVLRGPDRARLATVAREVVSLIEGLGGTASDEPPLL from the coding sequence ATGGACCAACCGAGCCCCACCGCCTGCATCCTCGTCGTCGGCAACGAGATACTCTCGGGCCGCACGAAGGACACCAATTCGGGCTGGCTCGCCGAGCGCCTGACCACGCTCGGCATCCGCCTGCGCGAGATCCGCACGATCCCGGACGTGGCGGAAACGATCGTCGCGGTCGTCAACGAGGTACGCGCCAAATACACCTACGTGTTCACGAGCGGCGGTATCGGTCCGACGCACGACGACATTACGGCCGAATGCATCGCCAAAGCCTTCGGCGTGCCGTGGGAGCTGAATCTGGAGGCGCGCGCCATTCTGCGCAGCAACTACGCGTCGGACGACGACCTCACGCCCGCCCGCCTGCGCATGGCGACGTTGCCGCGCGGGGCCGCATTGATCGCCAACCCCGTCAGCAAGGCGCCGGGCTTCCGCATGGAAAACGTCTACACGATGGCGGGCGTGCCGCGCGTGCTGCATGCGATGTTCGACGGTATCGCGGGCGAACTCGTCGGCGGGCCCGTGCTGCTCGCCCACAGCGTGGTCGGCAACGTCGCCGAGGGGCGCATCGCCGACGGTCTTGCGGCCCTGCAGGCGCGCCATCCCGATCTCGATATCGGCTCCTATCCCAACGTTCGGCCCGACGGCAGTTTCCGCAACGCCGTTGTGCTGCGCGGCCCCGACCGTGCAAGATTGGCGACGGTCGCGCGCGAAGTCGTATCCCTCATCGAAGGGCTCGGCGGTACGGCCAGCGACGAGCCGCCGCTGTTATGA
- a CDS encoding DUF1476 domain-containing protein — protein MSGFDDRQKGFENKFKHDQDLQFKVTARRNKLVGQWVAAKFGLAGEAADAYAKEVVAADFDKPGDDDVIEKIQKDAGLRGVALSSADIKAQLEHFMPIAKQQIMEQL, from the coding sequence ATGAGCGGATTCGACGATCGTCAAAAGGGTTTCGAGAACAAGTTCAAGCACGACCAGGACCTTCAGTTCAAGGTAACGGCGCGGCGCAACAAGCTGGTCGGCCAATGGGTCGCCGCGAAATTCGGCCTCGCGGGCGAGGCTGCCGACGCCTATGCCAAGGAAGTGGTTGCGGCCGACTTCGACAAGCCGGGCGACGACGACGTGATCGAGAAGATCCAGAAAGATGCGGGCCTGCGCGGCGTGGCGCTGTCGAGCGCCGACATCAAGGCGCAGCTCGAGCATTTCATGCCGATCGCCAAGCAGCAGATTATGGAACAGCTGTAA
- the purB gene encoding adenylosuccinate lyase has protein sequence MIPRYSRPQMTAIWEPEARFRIWFEIEAHACDAQAELGIVPKKAAKEIWKKGKWEIARIDEIERETKHDVIAFLTNLAEHVGPSARFVHQGMTSSDVLDTTLAVQLARASDLLLEGLDRLLAALKKRALEHKYTPTIGRSHAIHAEPTTFGLKLAGFYAEFARARSRLVQARAEIATCAISGAVGTYANIDPFVEAYVAKKMGLTPETVSTQVIPRDRHAMFFAVLGVVAASIERLAIEVRHLQRTEVREAEEFFSPGQKGSSAMPHKRNPVLSENLTGLSRIVRAAVAPALENVALWHERDISHSAVERVFGPDATIALDFALHRAAGLVEKWTIYPERMKANLDALGGLVHSQRVMLALTQAGVAREDAYQIVQATAMAIWRAGGDFAASLKADSRVAAKLSHKQIDALFDLGYHTKHVDTVFKRVFGANTKRKQR, from the coding sequence ATGATTCCGCGCTATTCCCGCCCGCAAATGACCGCCATCTGGGAGCCCGAAGCGCGCTTTCGCATCTGGTTCGAAATCGAAGCCCATGCGTGCGACGCGCAGGCCGAACTCGGCATCGTGCCCAAGAAGGCGGCCAAAGAAATCTGGAAGAAGGGCAAATGGGAAATCGCGCGCATCGACGAGATCGAGCGCGAAACCAAACACGACGTCATCGCGTTTCTGACGAACCTCGCGGAGCATGTCGGCCCTTCCGCACGGTTCGTGCACCAGGGCATGACATCGTCCGATGTGCTCGACACCACGCTCGCCGTGCAGCTCGCGCGCGCGAGCGACCTGCTGCTCGAAGGGCTCGACCGGCTGCTTGCGGCCCTCAAGAAGCGGGCACTCGAGCACAAATACACGCCGACCATCGGCCGCAGCCACGCGATCCACGCCGAGCCCACGACCTTCGGGCTCAAGCTTGCGGGCTTCTATGCGGAGTTCGCGCGCGCGCGCAGCCGCCTCGTGCAGGCGCGCGCGGAAATCGCGACCTGCGCCATTTCGGGGGCCGTCGGCACCTACGCCAACATCGACCCGTTCGTCGAAGCCTATGTCGCGAAGAAGATGGGGCTGACGCCCGAGACCGTCTCGACGCAGGTGATCCCGCGCGACCGGCACGCGATGTTTTTCGCCGTGCTCGGCGTCGTCGCGGCTTCCATCGAGCGTTTGGCGATCGAAGTGCGCCATCTGCAGCGCACCGAAGTGCGCGAGGCCGAGGAGTTTTTCAGCCCCGGCCAGAAGGGCTCGTCGGCCATGCCGCACAAGCGCAATCCGGTGCTGTCGGAAAATCTCACGGGCCTGTCGCGCATCGTGCGCGCGGCCGTGGCCCCCGCCCTCGAGAACGTGGCGCTGTGGCACGAGCGCGACATCTCCCATTCGGCGGTCGAGCGCGTGTTCGGACCCGACGCGACGATCGCGCTCGATTTCGCGCTGCATCGCGCGGCCGGCCTCGTCGAGAAATGGACGATCTATCCCGAGCGCATGAAGGCCAATCTCGACGCGCTCGGCGGCCTCGTGCATTCGCAGCGCGTGATGCTGGCCCTCACGCAAGCCGGTGTGGCGCGCGAAGACGCGTACCAAATTGTGCAGGCGACCGCGATGGCGATATGGCGTGCCGGCGGCGACTTCGCCGCGTCGCTGAAAGCCGACTCGCGCGTGGCCGCTAAATTGTCGCACAAGCAAATCGACGCGCTGTTCGACCTCGGTTACCACACCAAGCATGTCGATACCGTGTTCAAGCGTGTTTTCGGTGCAAATACAAAGCGCAAGCAGCGCTGA